A single Penaeus monodon isolate SGIC_2016 unplaced genomic scaffold, NSTDA_Pmon_1 PmonScaffold_5426, whole genome shotgun sequence DNA region contains:
- the LOC119571193 gene encoding uncharacterized protein LOC119571193 has translation MKIILVVLLAVAVAAEQKREAEPHYGYAGYYGFPYYSYGYNYGVPAHAHVGKREAEPHYGHYAGYGYRRGHLYAPHAHSYVYTHGIGKREAEADPDPHYRGYGYPYRYLYVPHAHSYVYTHGISKREAEADPEPHMEFMVMAFIALIALASMDLIVTDTRARDFRSQNEKVPTKSTLNKFIHREISGSPISNTIALKIMITCIFEYASVRYED, from the exons ATGAAGATCATA CTTGTAGTTCTGTTGGCTGTCGCAGTGGcagcagagcagaagagggaagCTGAGCCCCACTATGGCTACGCTGGATACTACGGCTTCCCCTACTACTCATACGGCTACAACTATGGAGTCCCTGCTCATGCACATGTAGGCAAACGTGAAGCCGAACCGCATTACGGACACTATGCAGGCTACGGTTATAGGCGTGGACACCTGTATGCCCCTCACGCCCACTCCTACGTCTACACCCACGGCATCGGCAAGAGGGAGGCTGAGGCTGATCCTGACCCTCATTATAGAGGCTACGGATACCCTTACAGATACCTCTATGTCCCACATGCCCACTCATACGTCTACACCCACGGCATCAGCAAGAGGGAGGCTGAGGCCGATCCTGAGCCTCATATGGAGTTTATGGTCATGGCCTTTATCGCCCTTATAGCTTTGGCTTCTATGGACCTTATCGTTACGGATACTAGG GCAAGGGACTTCAGAAGCCAGAACGAAAAGG ttCCTACCAAATCTACATTAAATAAATTCATCCACCGAGAGATTTCTGGATCCCCcat TAGCAATACAATAgcattaaaaattatgattacatGTATTTTTGAATATGCATCTGTTAGATATGAAGATTAA